In Rhodanobacter humi, the genomic stretch CGTCGGTGGAAGCCGCCGAGCTTGAGGCTGCCTCGCATCCGGATGCGCCGGTGGTGCCGCCGGATGAGTTCGAGGCGGAGCGCCTCGCGAGGCACTGACCGTCTTCTTGGCGGAAAACCAGCCGCGCTGAACTTGCAAAAGCGGTTTCGAGCGCCTGTCGGCGCCCGAGTCACTTTCTCTCGCATGCCCGAGAGAAAGTAACCAAAGAGAGGGGCACCCCGATGGCGCGCCCTCCAGGCATCCTGCCTTCCGGGTGCACGGGCGGATTCCGGGGTTTTTCGACGGGACTCCTGTCCCGGCGAAAAACTGGCTCGCATCCCTGCGAGCCATCCTGCGGACTTTCCTCCACCCGCCCGCCGCGCCATAGGGGCCCCGGGTAGAGCAGCGCGCTCCCAGCGCGCAGAAGCAACAGCAACAGCGCGCAGCGCAGCGCTGCGGCTTCTGGCGCGCACGATGCGCGCCTGCTCTTCCGGGGCCCCTGGGCGACGGTGAGGCGGGGACGACTAGGCCGCGCAGTGGGCGAACCCATGGATGGGCTCGCCTTTTCGCGCGGGCAGGATGCCCGCTCGAAAAGCCCGGCCCCGCCTCACGGACTTGCCGGGCAGGAGCCCGGCAAGCGCCGCCTCGGGATGGCCTTCTCTTTTGGTTACTTTTCTCTTGGCCACGCAAGAGAAAAGTAACTCGGCCGCCGTCAGGCGGTCGAAACCGCTCTGAATCTTGCAGGCGGAGAGCAGAAGAGCCCCTCTCCCCCAACCCCTCTCCCGCAAGCGGGCGAGGGGATTCATGCCGTGATCAATCGCGCCCCGCAAACGCCTCCCGCAACCACGCATGCATCAACCCGTACGAGCGTGCCGCCACCTTCGCGTCGTACTTGCAGCCCGGCGAGTTTTCGCCCACCTCGGTGAAGCAGTGCACCGCGTGCCCCAGCACCACGAACTGCCAGTCGGCGGGACTCTGGCGCATCTCGTCCATGAACTTGTCGGCGTCCTTCATCGTCCACGTGTCGTCGGCGCCGTTCATCGCCAGCACGCGGGCCTTGATGTGCTTCGCCATCGATGCATCGTCGGTGGAAAGATCGCCGTGGAAGGACACCACCGCTGCCACGTCTGCACCGCTGCGCGCAAGATCGAGCACGGCCGCGCCGCCGAAGCAGAAGCCGATGGCGGCGAGTTTCGCGGTGTCGATCGGCGCGTCCTTCGCCTGCGCCTTGAGCTGCGTCAGCGCCTCGTTGATGCGCGATCGCATCAGCGCGCGGTTCGCGTACAGCGGCTTGACGGCCGCTTGCGCCTGTTCGGCGTTGTCCAGCTGCGGGCGCAGGTTCGCGCCGTACATGTCGGTGAGCAGGATCACGTAGTCCTTGCCCGCGATCATCTCGGCTTTCTTCACCGCCTCCTCGTTCACGCCGAACCAGTTCGGCACCATCACCAGGCCCGGGCGCTTCGCGCTGCTGGCGTCGTCGTAGACCAGCACGCTGTGGAAGCGGGTACCGCCCTGCGTCCATTCCACCGGGCGATGCACCATCTTCGCCTGCGCGGCGAAGGCGAAGCTGGCGAGCAGGAGTGCAGCGAGACAACGGATGTAACGCATGGCGGAACCCTCCCTCGTGAAGAGTGCGGCCAAGGATGGCCGCCCGTTTGACTTTCGCGTTCACGGACGAACGCAAAAGAAAAACATCAGAGCCCGGCGGCGTGCCGCGCGATGCGCCGCTTCAGCGGCGCCAGCCGGTCGAACAGGCGTATGCCCAAGGCGCGCGCGGCGACCAGCGGCGGCGACTGCCAGGCGTAGATGCGCGCCAGCGCGTCGAAGCCGTGCGCATCCAGCGTGTCGGCGCTGCGCCGACGACGCGCGTAGCGGCGCAGCACGTGCGCCGCGGCGAAGTCGCCGCCCGCGTCGCGCGCGGCAGCCAGCACGTCACGCAGCTCGGCCACGTCGCGCAAGCCCAGGTTCACGCCCTGCCCCGCCAGCGGATGTACCGCATGCGCGGCATCGCCCAAGAGCACGAAGCGTTCGGCCTGATAGGTCTCGGCCAGTTGCAGCCTGAGCGGGAAGGCAGCTCGCTTCGTGGTGGACAGGATGCGGCCCAGGCGGAAGTCGCTGGCCACGCCCAGCTCCTGCAGAAAAGCCGCGTCGTCCAGGGTCAGCACGCGCTGCGCCTCGGCCTCGGGCAGCGACCACACGACGGAGCTGCGCCCGTCGGCCAGCGGCAGCAGCGCCAGCGGTCCGGTCGGAAGAAAGCGCTGCCATGCCGTCTGCTGATGCGGCCGCTCGGTGGCCACGTGCGCCACCACCGCGCGCTGCACGTAGTCACGATCACGGGTGGCGATGCCCATCATGTCGCGTAGCGGCGAGGCGGCGCCATCGGCGGCCACCACGAGGCGCGCGGACAGGCTTTCGCCGTTGGCCAGCTCCAGCGTCACGCGATCCTCGCGCGCTTCGCAGGCTCGCACTTCGGCCGGGCACGGGCGGCGCACGCCAGCCGCGTCCAGTGCGTTCCAAAGCGTCCATTGCACCAGGTTGTTCTCGACGATGTGGCCGAGCAGGTCGCGGCCTTCGTCGGCGGCATCGAAATCGATGGCCGCACCGTTCTCGCTGTCCCACACATGCATGTGCGCGTAGGGACCGGAACGCGATTCCCGTATGGACGTCCATACGCCCAAGTCGTCCAGCAAGGCGACGGACGAGGGCGCCAGGCCCACCACACGCAGATCCACCTCGTCGGCGGCATCCCAGGGCTGTGGCGCACGCGCCTCCAACAGGGCGGCGGCGAAACCGGCGCGGGCCAGCGCCAGTGCCGCAGCCGCTCCCGCCATGCCGCCGCCGACCACGGCAACGTCCAGCGCGGGGCCTCGGCGCGGTGCGTGGGTGTAATGCGAGACGCTCATGGCAGGCGCTCCAGCACCGCGCGCGGCGGTTCGCCGCGGAAACCCATGCCGTGCCGGGCCAGGCGATCCTGCAGCGGCGCCAGACGATCATGCGCCAGCAGCGCCAGCGAGCGCAGCGGCGCGAGCGCGGGCCGTTCGAGGCAGGCGAGGCGCACCAGGCCGTGGCTCATCGCCATGGTGCCTTCGCGATCGGGCACGCGGCGCGCGGCATGGCGTTCCAGCAATTCCGGCGCACCGGGATCGTCCGCGGCAGCCACCAGTTCGGCCAGCGTCAGTGCATCGCGCAGGCCGAGGTTGAAGCCTTGCGCGCCGATCGGGTGCACGGTCTGCGCCGCATTGCCCACCAGCACCGCGCGCGGACCGGTAAGCCGCTGCGCGGCCACGCGATGGATCGCGTAGGGATGGCGCTTGCCGGGCCGCGACAGTCGTCCGAGTCGCCAGCCGAAGCGCTGCTGCGCCAGCGCGAGGAAGCCGGCATCGTCCAGCGCGGCGACTTCGTCGGCCGCTTCCGCGGGCACGGTGAGCACCAGGCCGCAGCGCCCTTCGGCCAGCGGCAGCAAGGCCACCGGACCTTCGTCGGAAAAACGCTCGAAAGCGCGATTCGCATGCGCCCGCTCGGGCGTGACGGTAGCCACGAACAAGGTCTGCTCGTAGTCGTATCGAACGGCCTCTATGCCAAGTTGGCTGCGCACGAAGGATTCGGTGCCGTCGGCCCCCACCAACAGCGCGGCATCGATGACACACTCGCCATCCGCCGTGCGGATGCGGGCGCGCCAGCCCTGCGGCTGTGCCTCCAGTGATTCCAGTTTCGCGGGCGCGAGCCGGGTCAGCCGCGTGCAGGTATCCAGCCGACGCAGCAGGGCCGCACCCAGTTCGCGTGCAGGCAGGGTCCAGCCCAGCGCGTCGACGCCGTGCTTCGCCGCATCGATGCGCGCGCTGCCGAACTCGCCGGCGCGACTGACGTGGATGTGGCGGATAGCCGTGGCCTGCGCTGCGGCATGCGGCCACACGCCGATCGCGGCAAGGCCGTTGACGGTGGCGCGGGCCAGCGCGAGGTTGCGCTCGTCGTAGCTGGGCTGGGCGTCTATGCGCGGGGCGGCGGCCTCGACCAGGGTGGCCTTGATGCCGGCGGCGTCCAGCGCAATGGCGAGGCTGGCGCCGACCAGGCCACCGCCGACGATCAGCACGCCATCACCGGCAGGAGATGTGGGGGGATTCATGCGCCGGATGATACGCGCCGGCGAGCCGCCGACGCATCGGGCCGGCCACATTGGGATAAACTGCGCGCCTGAATCCCGCCGAGCTGCACGGAGTACACATGGCAACCTCAACGACCCGACGCCTGGCCATCCTCCTGGGCTTGGCCCTGGTGATGGGCGTCACCCGCTTCCATCCCTCGCTGCTGCACCACGCGCTGTGGGATGCCTCGTGGGGTGTGTTCTTCCTCGCCGGTTTCTGGCTGCGCGGCCAAGGTCGCTGGGCCTTCCCGCTGCTGCTGGCCGAGGCCGTGCTGGTGGACTACCTGGTGATCTCCGGCCAGGGCATCGATTTCTGGAGCCACTACTGCGTGTCGCCGGCCTACTGGTTCCTGGCACCGTCCTACGGCGCGCTGTGGCTGGGCGGCAGCTGGCTGGCCAAACGCCAGTCGGGCCTGAACCTGCGCACGCTCGGCCTCGCCGTTGCCGCGCTGCTGGTCGCCGAGGGCGCCTGCTACCTGATCTCCAACGGCAGCTTCTACTGGATCAGCGCCAGCGTGCCGGCGCCGCGCAGCTTCGGCGCGTGGTTCGGCAATCTCGGCGACTGGTACCTGCCGTTCCTCACCGGCACCGCCCTCTACGTGGGGCTGGGCGCGGTGGTGCATGCACTGGCGACCCAGCTGTCGCGCCTGTCGCAGCGCGGTGCTCACGCCAAGCACTGACGTGGGCAACCGTCTCTCCAGGATCTACACCCGCACCGGTGACGACGGCAGCACCGGTCTCGGCGACGGTTCGCGCGTGGCCAAGGACTCGCCGCGCGTGGCCGCCTACGGCACGGTGGACGAGCTCAACAGCACGATCGGCATGGTGCTGGCCTGCGAGGGTGTGGACGCGGCGGTGCGCGAGGCGCTGACCCAGATCCAGCATGAGCTGTTCGACTTGGGCGGGGAGCTGTGCATTCCTGGCATGGCGATGATCGAGGACGCCGACGTCGCGCGACTGGAAACCGTGCTGGACGCGTTCAACGAACCGTTGCCGCCGCTGAAGGAATTCATCCTGCCCGGCGGCGGCATGGCGGCGGCCTGCTGCCATCTCGCGCGCACCGTGTGCCGTCGTGCCGAGCGCGAAGTCATCACCCTGCGCCACGCGGAACCCGAGGTGCGGCCACAGGCGCAGCACTACCTCAACCGCCTGTCCGACCTGCTGTTCGTGCTCTGCCGCGTGCTCGCCCGCGCCGGCGGCCACGGCGAGGTGCTGTGGCAGCACGAGCGGCGGCGCAAGCCCGCCGCCGGCTGAAGCCGCCGCATGCTGCGGCTGTACACCCACCCGGCCTGTCTGCAGCACGACAACGGCCCCGGTCACCCCGAATCGCCGGCGCGGCTCGCCGCCGTGCTGCGCGTACTCGACCACGACCGCTACGCCGCGCTGGATCGCGTCGAGGCGCCACGCGCCAGCCGCGAGCAGCTGTTGCGCGTGCACGACGTCAACCACGTCGATCGCATCCTCACCGCCATACCGGTGGGTCAGGTGCAGCGGCTGGACGAGGACACCGTGCTCTCGCCCGGCTCCGCCGAGGCTGCGCTGCGTGCCGCCGGCGCCGCGGTGGCGGCGGTCGACACCGTGCTCGACGGCGGCCACGTGCGCCGCGCCTTCTGCGCGGTACGCCCGCCCGGCCACCACGCCACGCGCGAGCAGGCGATGGGCTTCTGTCTGTTCAACAATGTGGCGGTGGCCGCTGCACACGCGCTGGCGGCACACGGCTTGCAGCGCGTGGCGATCGCCGACTTCGATGTGCACCACGGCAACGGCACGCAGGACATCTTCTGGCGTGAGCCCCGCGTGCTGTTCGCCTCCAGCCACCAGATGCCGCTGTACCCGGGCAGCGGCGGCCCGGATGAACGCGGCGCGGGCAACATCCTCAACCGGCCGTTGTCGGCCGGCGACGGCCCCTACCTGTTCCGCGAACTGTGGGAGGGCGACCTGCTGCCGCGGCTGCACGCGTTCAAACCGCAACTGGTACTGGTCTCGGCCGGCTTCGACGCGCACCAGCGCGACCCGCTGGCCGACCTCTGCCTGGGCAGCGAGGACTACGCCTGGATCACCGCCAAGCTGGTCGAGCTGGCGAACCGGCACGCCGACGGCCGTCTGGTCTCCACGCTGGAAGGCGGCTACGACCTCGCCGCGCTGGCGGCCAGCACGGCAGCGCATGTCGAGGCGATGCTGGATTGAAGAGTGCGGCCACGGATGGCCGCCCGTTCGATTCTCGCGATCACGGACGATCGCAAAAGTAAAGATTGAGGCGTGCGGCCGTCGCGCCCGGCCTGCCATTCCGCCTCGCACCGACCCGCCCGGGCTCGTTCATCACTGAATCCTCGCCTGCACCGCGCAGGCCCCATGCCTGCCTGATCCAGGGTGTTTCTGCTAGTTTTACGAGCCTCACGACCGCAGGGCTCCCATTGTGATGCGCAAGCTCCCCCCACGACGCCTGCTGGCGGTCGCCGCCGCGCTTGCCCTGGTCGGCGTCCCGGTCGAAGCCATGGGCAGCAGCCTGGGGCAGCACCGCAAGAGTTCGCTGGACGGCAGAGAGCAGGTCTGCCCGCTGGGTTCCTTCCACTGCGCGCCGCGCCCGTACAACTACGCGATGTGCCGTCCCAACGCGATGCTGGAGTTCTACGACCCCGCGTTGAGCCGCGACAGCAGCCTGCGCGACACCAGCAACACCTACGTGACTGCGCAGCACGTGGACAGCTCCAACCAGACCGTGTACCACCTCGCCGGCGACGTGCGCATGGAACGCGCCGATCAACGGCTGCAGGCGGACACGGCCGACTACAACGACGACACCACCGACTACGACGCGCGCGGCAACGTGCGCTACCAGGATGCCGGCCAGCTGCTGGCCGCCAGCCGCGCCCGCGGCAACAACGACGCCAGCACCGGCATCGCCGACGACGTGCGTTACCAGATGCTGGATTCGCGCGGCAACGGCACGGCCAGCAAGGCGCAGATGTTCGACGCCGACCGCACCCGCTACTCGCAGGCCACCTATTCCACCTGCGACGTGGGCCACCATCTGTGGGAGTTCCGCGGCAAGTCGATCAGCGTCGACAAGGAAACCGGTCGCGGCGTGGCGCGCAACGCCACCTTCCGCGTCGGCAGCGTGCCGCTGATCTACCTGCCCTGGTTCAGTTTCCCGGTGGACAACCGGCGCATGACCGGCTTCCTGTACCCGACCTTCGGCCACAGCAGCCGCTCGGGCTATTTCCTCAGCACGCCGTACTACCTGAACTTGGCGCCGAACTACGACGCCACGCTGGATCCGCGCGTCTACAGCACCCGCGGCTTCATGCTGGACACCGAATTCCGCTACCTGCTGCCGGGCAGCAGCGGCACGCTGGACGTGCAGTACCTGCCGAACGATCACGGCCCCACCGATCCCGGCACCACCGCCAATACCGCGGGCACGAACCGCTACCGCTACACCATCAACGACACCACCCACCTGTGGGGAAGCTGGAACTTCAGCACCTCGATCGACCGCAGCTCGGACAACAACTTCTATTACGACTTCGGCAACCAGTTCGGTGGCGCGCCGGTCTACAGCCTCGCGTCCACCGCCAATGTCGCCGGCGGCGGCAAGTGGGGCGATGCGCTGTGGAACGCCTCGGTGGGCGGCACCGCCTACCAGAACATGAACCCGTTCCTCACCGACGCGTCGCTGCCCTACCGGCAGTTGCCGAACGCCAATTTCAACGTGGATCTGCCGCTGAACCGCTGGCTGGAATTCGGCATGACCAACCAGTTCGTGGCGTTCCGCAAGCCGGGGGCCGTGGAAGGCAGCCGCGAGGACATCGAACCGTTCGCCGCCGCGGATTTCGGCGCACCGGGCTGGTTCGTGCGCCCCCGCGTGGCCTGGCGCTACACCGATTACCAGCTCAGCAACGGCTACCAGAACTACGGCTACTACGGCCTGCTGGGCAGCGGCACAACGACCCCGTTCACGCAGAGGTCGCCGAGCCGCTCGCTGCCGATCGTCAGCCTGGACAGCGGGCTGGTGTTCGATCGCGATACGTCGCTGTTCGGCCACGACTACACGCAGACGCTGGAGCCGCGGCTGTACTACCTGTACGTGCCGTACCGCGACCAGAACAACCTGCCGCTGTTCGACACCAGCCTGATGTCGTTCGACTACTGGCAGCTGTTCTCGACCAACCAGTTCTCCGGCGCCGATCGCCAGATGAACGCGAACAACCTCACCGCGGCGGTCACCACCCGCCTGCTGGACGACGGCGGCGTGGAGCGCTTGTCGGCCAGCTTCGGCCAGATCCGCTACTTCACCCCGCAGCGGGTGCAGATGCCGAACGGCGCGAACACGTCTTCCCCGGCCACCGACTGGTCCGGCTCGTCCTACGTGGCGCAACTGGACCTGCAGCTCAGCGACCGCTGGCGCGCCAGCAGCTCCTACCAGTGGAGCCCGAACACCCGCCGCACCGACATGGCGATGCTGCAGCTGCAGGGGCGGCTGGGCCTGGACGGGGTGGTCAACTTCGCCTACCGCTACCGCCGCGGGCTGATGGAACAATACAGCGTCTCGGCGGTCTACCCGCTGTCCGAGCGCTGGCGCCTGATCGGCGCGTGGACGTATGCGGAACCGGTCAAGGGCGTGGCCAACCCGCTGAAGGGCACGATCGAGGCGCTGGCCGGCATCGAATACGACAGTTGTTGCGTCACCCTGCGGCTGGTCGACCGCAGCTACGTGAACCAGGGTTACTACGGCGTCGCGCCGCCCACGACGCCGGGCCAGACCAACCTGCGCGACAACGCCATCATGTTCGAAGTCGTCTTCAAGGGCCTCGGCTCGACCGGCGGC encodes the following:
- a CDS encoding dienelactone hydrolase family protein, which encodes MRYIRCLAALLLASFAFAAQAKMVHRPVEWTQGGTRFHSVLVYDDASSAKRPGLVMVPNWFGVNEEAVKKAEMIAGKDYVILLTDMYGANLRPQLDNAEQAQAAVKPLYANRALMRSRINEALTQLKAQAKDAPIDTAKLAAIGFCFGGAAVLDLARSGADVAAVVSFHGDLSTDDASMAKHIKARVLAMNGADDTWTMKDADKFMDEMRQSPADWQFVVLGHAVHCFTEVGENSPGCKYDAKVAARSYGLMHAWLREAFAGRD
- a CDS encoding UbiH/UbiF/VisC/COQ6 family ubiquinone biosynthesis hydroxylase, translating into MSVSHYTHAPRRGPALDVAVVGGGMAGAAAALALARAGFAAALLEARAPQPWDAADEVDLRVVGLAPSSVALLDDLGVWTSIRESRSGPYAHMHVWDSENGAAIDFDAADEGRDLLGHIVENNLVQWTLWNALDAAGVRRPCPAEVRACEAREDRVTLELANGESLSARLVVAADGAASPLRDMMGIATRDRDYVQRAVVAHVATERPHQQTAWQRFLPTGPLALLPLADGRSSVVWSLPEAEAQRVLTLDDAAFLQELGVASDFRLGRILSTTKRAAFPLRLQLAETYQAERFVLLGDAAHAVHPLAGQGVNLGLRDVAELRDVLAAARDAGGDFAAAHVLRRYARRRRSADTLDAHGFDALARIYAWQSPPLVAARALGIRLFDRLAPLKRRIARHAAGL
- the ubiH gene encoding 2-octaprenyl-6-methoxyphenyl hydroxylase, with the protein product MNPPTSPAGDGVLIVGGGLVGASLAIALDAAGIKATLVEAAAPRIDAQPSYDERNLALARATVNGLAAIGVWPHAAAQATAIRHIHVSRAGEFGSARIDAAKHGVDALGWTLPARELGAALLRRLDTCTRLTRLAPAKLESLEAQPQGWRARIRTADGECVIDAALLVGADGTESFVRSQLGIEAVRYDYEQTLFVATVTPERAHANRAFERFSDEGPVALLPLAEGRCGLVLTVPAEAADEVAALDDAGFLALAQQRFGWRLGRLSRPGKRHPYAIHRVAAQRLTGPRAVLVGNAAQTVHPIGAQGFNLGLRDALTLAELVAAADDPGAPELLERHAARRVPDREGTMAMSHGLVRLACLERPALAPLRSLALLAHDRLAPLQDRLARHGMGFRGEPPRAVLERLP
- a CDS encoding cob(I)yrinic acid a,c-diamide adenosyltransferase, with amino-acid sequence MGNRLSRIYTRTGDDGSTGLGDGSRVAKDSPRVAAYGTVDELNSTIGMVLACEGVDAAVREALTQIQHELFDLGGELCIPGMAMIEDADVARLETVLDAFNEPLPPLKEFILPGGGMAAACCHLARTVCRRAEREVITLRHAEPEVRPQAQHYLNRLSDLLFVLCRVLARAGGHGEVLWQHERRRKPAAG
- a CDS encoding histone deacetylase family protein, with the protein product MRLYTHPACLQHDNGPGHPESPARLAAVLRVLDHDRYAALDRVEAPRASREQLLRVHDVNHVDRILTAIPVGQVQRLDEDTVLSPGSAEAALRAAGAAVAAVDTVLDGGHVRRAFCAVRPPGHHATREQAMGFCLFNNVAVAAAHALAAHGLQRVAIADFDVHHGNGTQDIFWREPRVLFASSHQMPLYPGSGGPDERGAGNILNRPLSAGDGPYLFRELWEGDLLPRLHAFKPQLVLVSAGFDAHQRDPLADLCLGSEDYAWITAKLVELANRHADGRLVSTLEGGYDLAALAASTAAHVEAMLD
- a CDS encoding LPS-assembly protein LptD; this translates as MRKLPPRRLLAVAAALALVGVPVEAMGSSLGQHRKSSLDGREQVCPLGSFHCAPRPYNYAMCRPNAMLEFYDPALSRDSSLRDTSNTYVTAQHVDSSNQTVYHLAGDVRMERADQRLQADTADYNDDTTDYDARGNVRYQDAGQLLAASRARGNNDASTGIADDVRYQMLDSRGNGTASKAQMFDADRTRYSQATYSTCDVGHHLWEFRGKSISVDKETGRGVARNATFRVGSVPLIYLPWFSFPVDNRRMTGFLYPTFGHSSRSGYFLSTPYYLNLAPNYDATLDPRVYSTRGFMLDTEFRYLLPGSSGTLDVQYLPNDHGPTDPGTTANTAGTNRYRYTINDTTHLWGSWNFSTSIDRSSDNNFYYDFGNQFGGAPVYSLASTANVAGGGKWGDALWNASVGGTAYQNMNPFLTDASLPYRQLPNANFNVDLPLNRWLEFGMTNQFVAFRKPGAVEGSREDIEPFAAADFGAPGWFVRPRVAWRYTDYQLSNGYQNYGYYGLLGSGTTTPFTQRSPSRSLPIVSLDSGLVFDRDTSLFGHDYTQTLEPRLYYLYVPYRDQNNLPLFDTSLMSFDYWQLFSTNQFSGADRQMNANNLTAAVTTRLLDDGGVERLSASFGQIRYFTPQRVQMPNGANTSSPATDWSGSSYVAQLDLQLSDRWRASSSYQWSPNTRRTDMAMLQLQGRLGLDGVVNFAYRYRRGLMEQYSVSAVYPLSERWRLIGAWTYAEPVKGVANPLKGTIEALAGIEYDSCCVTLRLVDRSYVNQGYYGVAPPTTPGQTNLRDNAIMFEVVFKGLGSTGGQIDPLLHRDILGYQ